In Rahnella sikkimica, the following are encoded in one genomic region:
- the gmd gene encoding GDP-mannose 4,6-dehydratase, translating into MNKTAVITGITGQDGAYLAELLLSKGYTVYGTYRRTSSVNFWRIEELGIENHSNLHLVEYDLTDLSSSIRLLQNSGATEVYNLAAQSFVGVSFEQPVTTAEITGIGPLNLLEAIRIVNPKIRFYQASTSEMFGKVQAIPQSESTPFYPRSPYGVAKLYAHWMTINYRESYDIFACSGILFNHESPLRGREFVTRKITDSVAKIKLGKLDVLELGNLDAKRDWGFAKEYVEGMWRMLQADEPDSYVLATNRTETVRDFVLMSFKAAGINVEFSGHAEEEIAVDVATGKTVVRISPKFYRPAEVELLIGDPAKAKEKLGWEPQTTLEQLCQMMVEEDMRRNEAGFSF; encoded by the coding sequence GTGAATAAGACTGCCGTTATTACAGGAATTACTGGTCAAGATGGTGCCTATTTGGCGGAACTTTTGCTGAGCAAAGGGTATACAGTTTATGGTACATACCGTCGTACCAGCTCTGTAAATTTCTGGCGTATCGAAGAATTGGGGATCGAAAATCATTCCAACCTTCATTTGGTAGAATATGATCTGACCGATCTTTCTTCCAGTATTCGTCTGCTTCAAAATAGCGGGGCAACTGAAGTTTATAACCTCGCAGCGCAGAGCTTTGTGGGCGTGTCATTTGAACAACCCGTCACAACAGCCGAAATTACAGGCATTGGTCCTCTGAATTTGCTGGAAGCAATCCGAATTGTGAATCCTAAGATCCGCTTTTATCAGGCATCAACTTCTGAGATGTTTGGTAAAGTGCAGGCGATTCCACAGTCCGAATCAACACCATTCTATCCCCGCAGCCCATATGGTGTGGCAAAGCTGTACGCACATTGGATGACAATCAACTATCGTGAAAGCTACGATATCTTTGCCTGCAGCGGGATACTTTTCAACCATGAATCACCACTGCGTGGCCGCGAATTTGTCACGCGCAAAATCACTGACTCCGTTGCCAAAATTAAACTGGGCAAACTGGATGTTCTGGAGCTGGGTAACCTGGACGCTAAGCGTGACTGGGGCTTTGCCAAAGAGTATGTGGAAGGCATGTGGCGTATGCTGCAAGCAGATGAACCAGATTCCTACGTACTGGCCACCAACCGTACTGAAACTGTGCGTGATTTCGTGCTTATGTCCTTTAAAGCAGCCGGAATTAACGTTGAATTCAGTGGCCATGCAGAAGAGGAAATTGCCGTTGACGTTGCGACGGGTAAAACCGTTGTTCGTATCAGCCCTAAATTCTATCGCCCTGCAGAGGTTGAACTCCTGATCGGTGACCCTGCTAAAGCAAAAGAAAAATTAGGTTGGGAACCACAAACTACGCTAGAACAACTGTGCCAAATGATGGTTGAAGAAGATATGCGTCGCAACGAAGCAGGATTCTCATTCTAA